In Rhodamnia argentea isolate NSW1041297 chromosome 4, ASM2092103v1, whole genome shotgun sequence, the following proteins share a genomic window:
- the LOC115748848 gene encoding flowering-promoting factor 1-like, with translation MSGVWVFKKGVIRLENPQADVHGSTGQRKALVHLPTGEVISSYSSLERILRGLGWEQYSGGQPDLLQFHKQSSIDLISLPRDFSKFNSIHMYDIVIKNPNMFHVRDT, from the coding sequence ATGTCGGGAGTTTGGGTTTTCAAGAAGGGCGTGATCCGCCTCGAGAACCCGCAGGCAGACGTGCATGGCAGCACCGGGCAGAGGAAGGCCTTGGTGCACTTGCCGACAGGTGAGGTCATCTCATCTTACTCGTCGCTCGAGCGGATCCTTAGGGGCCTTGGGTGGGAGCAGTACTCCGGCGGACAACCTGACCTCTTGCAGTTCCACAAGCAATCTTCCATCGATCTCATTTCTCTCCCTAGAGACTTCTCCAAGTTCAACTCCATCCACATGTATGACATCGTCATCAAGAACCCTAATATGTTCCACGTTCGCGACACATGA